The following coding sequences are from one Pigmentibacter ruber window:
- a CDS encoding HEAT repeat domain-containing protein — protein MLTDCSFFLGIAIYNKISFFSEDKKLISCIPNERTTYFVNYKSLNETNFSQFNKNQENINIEISGEISELCINSDDKLNIVLDFSKIKINSNSAIIKSELMPVNTAIVNIIISNMGELLEIKSNKKIDPLVLNLYKEFIKNSFPNFKNYINSGKKWENDLDGFEGKSKYSYNFLHSGVLERKFIDDLPGKNSFVIENNKNVEKKYSSDSITYFTLNKRNLSTKIFMLKKAKTYLNNKIIAEEKTTFEKKLLHKMSNSKIEESILKEFVTNDLKGNEINERLKKKVLFENFKYKDFSSFIKSYNEIKKENETEYFLQLKSLMSLNENTFTDILNFIKTNSISINLQNILISAAVSLGNPESQKFLVDLFNQENDLNRKMIILGNLGTVEHPSRSTEEFIFSHLNTTSDINIYNTAELALGNLANNLKNYSPQREENIFNSLINTLKTNSDPIKRQVTIYALGNYADPKILETLKQELLSNNDDIRKAAVYALRFINLSEPDDLIAQILRNEKKESVTLSALEALSYRKQRDDIVSLERSLLHESPSELIRMQVLKNFSLIGLQSDINYAKNYDSAKSIRTFAENLLLRFKYDF, from the coding sequence TTGCTTACTGACTGTAGTTTTTTTTTAGGAATAGCAATTTATAACAAAATATCTTTTTTTTCTGAAGATAAAAAATTAATTAGCTGTATACCAAATGAAAGAACAACATATTTTGTAAATTATAAAAGTTTAAATGAAACCAATTTTTCTCAATTTAATAAAAATCAAGAAAATATAAATATTGAAATATCCGGAGAAATCTCTGAATTATGTATTAATTCAGATGATAAATTAAATATTGTATTAGATTTCTCAAAAATTAAAATTAATTCAAATTCTGCAATCATAAAGTCAGAATTAATGCCAGTAAACACCGCAATAGTAAATATTATAATTTCTAATATGGGTGAATTATTAGAAATTAAAAGTAACAAAAAAATTGATCCATTAGTCTTAAATTTATATAAAGAATTTATAAAAAATTCTTTTCCAAATTTCAAAAATTATATAAATTCAGGAAAAAAATGGGAAAACGATCTTGATGGATTTGAAGGAAAAAGTAAATATTCTTATAACTTTCTCCATTCAGGGGTATTAGAAAGAAAATTTATAGATGATTTACCTGGTAAAAATTCTTTTGTCATAGAAAACAATAAAAATGTTGAAAAAAAATATTCATCTGATTCTATAACATACTTTACTTTAAATAAAAGAAATTTAAGCACAAAAATCTTCATGCTTAAAAAAGCAAAAACTTATTTAAATAATAAAATTATTGCTGAAGAAAAAACTACTTTTGAAAAAAAACTCCTTCATAAAATGTCAAACTCAAAAATTGAAGAGAGTATTTTAAAAGAATTTGTTACAAATGATTTAAAAGGAAATGAAATTAATGAAAGATTGAAAAAGAAAGTATTATTTGAAAATTTTAAATATAAAGATTTTTCTTCATTTATAAAAAGCTATAATGAAATTAAAAAAGAAAATGAGACTGAATATTTTCTTCAATTAAAATCCTTAATGAGTCTTAATGAAAATACTTTTACAGATATTTTAAATTTTATAAAAACAAATTCTATATCAATTAATTTACAAAATATTTTAATATCTGCTGCTGTTTCTTTAGGTAATCCAGAGTCGCAAAAATTTTTGGTAGATTTATTTAATCAAGAAAATGATTTAAATAGAAAAATGATTATTTTAGGTAACTTAGGAACTGTCGAGCATCCTTCAAGAAGTACAGAAGAGTTTATATTTTCCCATTTAAATACAACAAGTGATATAAATATATATAATACAGCTGAATTAGCTTTAGGAAATTTAGCGAATAATTTAAAAAATTATTCGCCGCAAAGAGAAGAAAATATATTTAATTCTTTAATCAATACTTTAAAAACAAATTCAGACCCTATAAAAAGACAAGTTACAATATACGCTCTGGGAAATTATGCTGATCCTAAAATTCTTGAAACCTTGAAACAAGAATTATTATCAAATAATGATGATATAAGAAAAGCCGCTGTATATGCTCTGAGATTTATTAATCTTTCTGAACCTGATGATTTAATAGCACAGATTTTACGTAATGAAAAAAAAGAAAGTGTGACCCTTTCAGCACTAGAAGCACTTTCATATCGCAAACAGAGAGATGATATTGTTTCTTTAGAAAGATCATTATTGCACGAAAGTCCCTCGGAATTGATTAGAATGCAAGTTTTAAAAAATTTCTCTTTGATAGGCCTTCAAAGTGATATCAATTATGCTAAAAATTATGATAGTGCAAAATCTATTAGAACCTTTGCGGAAAATCTTCTTCTTAGATTTAAATATGACTTTTAA
- a CDS encoding small ribosomal subunit Rsm22 family protein, which produces MRNFYEIESKLFINISNYMKDWESYLGIFDSNNTEKKATTQRIASHVQTLWNQFNQDRTKLDKHYMNTGDGFQAYIASFLLPNVERVFSTLVRDENIFAIESLFLTAKEEIVITDFGCGPLSGTIGILSVFEYLFSKNNNLVLPKRIHVNAIDRSGKIVEFGKKMLTKSLFENINISVEQLTSPEKVTKNSDIILGINVFNEIPMKHRGKTLNSLYAKLNNGGLLLIMEPGQEEHAKSLGTLRNEFISANKDGQIISPCAHKKSCPLSSETTRKDWCWFRHSWNTPKAISLIDKFSKLDHHELNFSYLFVQKNSVQSAETFFARCISDEFPIEIKAKSPQIEYFKNNLVSGEKEEFLKMVEFEGGLNKILLCTKEGELESAFVIADPTQKPYRRGRRVKLDSELYMRAKERN; this is translated from the coding sequence ATGCGAAATTTTTATGAGATTGAAAGTAAATTATTTATTAATATATCCAATTATATGAAAGATTGGGAGAGTTATCTAGGGATTTTTGATAGTAATAATACTGAAAAAAAGGCGACTACGCAAAGAATAGCCTCTCATGTTCAGACTTTATGGAATCAATTTAATCAAGATAGAACTAAATTAGATAAGCATTATATGAATACTGGTGACGGATTTCAAGCATATATAGCTTCTTTTTTATTACCAAATGTGGAGAGAGTTTTTTCGACATTAGTAAGAGATGAAAATATTTTTGCTATTGAAAGTTTATTTTTAACAGCAAAAGAAGAAATAGTTATTACTGATTTTGGTTGTGGTCCTTTAAGTGGTACTATAGGGATTTTAAGTGTTTTTGAGTATCTTTTTTCTAAAAATAATAATTTAGTTTTACCCAAACGAATTCATGTGAATGCAATTGATAGATCTGGTAAAATTGTTGAGTTTGGGAAAAAAATGTTAACAAAATCTCTTTTTGAGAATATAAATATTTCTGTTGAACAATTAACTTCACCAGAAAAAGTAACAAAAAATAGTGATATTATTTTAGGTATTAATGTTTTTAATGAAATTCCTATGAAACATCGTGGAAAAACTTTAAATTCATTATATGCAAAATTAAATAATGGTGGACTTCTGCTTATAATGGAACCTGGGCAGGAAGAGCATGCAAAATCTTTAGGTACTTTAAGAAATGAATTTATTTCTGCTAATAAAGATGGTCAAATAATTTCACCTTGTGCGCATAAGAAAAGCTGTCCACTTTCTTCTGAAACAACTAGAAAAGATTGGTGTTGGTTTAGACATTCTTGGAATACTCCAAAAGCAATTTCTTTAATAGATAAATTTTCAAAGCTAGATCATCATGAATTGAATTTTTCATATCTTTTTGTTCAAAAAAACTCTGTACAATCAGCTGAAACATTTTTTGCACGTTGCATAAGTGATGAATTTCCTATTGAAATCAAAGCCAAGTCACCACAAATTGAATACTTTAAAAATAATTTAGTCTCAGGAGAAAAAGAAGAATTTTTAAAAATGGTAGAGTTTGAAGGCGGCTTAAATAAAATTTTGCTCTGTACAAAGGAAGGGGAATTAGAATCGGCTTTTGTTATTGCAGATCCAACTCAAAAACCTTATCGTAGAGGAAGAAGGGTTAAACTTGATAGTGAATTATATATGCGAGCAAAAGAACGGAATTAA
- a CDS encoding NUDIX hydrolase, which translates to MASNILTVFKKLEVMNGLDESVPDLARKSAILLPLLCPQKDYLDDFVNLNSWQLVFTIRASHLKEHAGEVSFPGGRIDAFESPLETALREAYEEIGIKKNDIKASIKLNHSFARSGYHIEPFCALLLDNQHFVHNENEVSHIICLSIEQLLQIKCWTEERTIMNFTRKVWHYPINIDGIGDIDIWGATGNILHDFLLRVKKLITLRVKKLITHNH; encoded by the coding sequence ATGGCAAGTAATATACTTACAGTTTTTAAAAAACTTGAAGTTATGAATGGTTTGGACGAGTCTGTTCCAGATCTTGCAAGAAAATCCGCAATTTTACTCCCTTTATTGTGCCCGCAGAAAGATTATTTGGATGATTTTGTAAACCTGAATAGTTGGCAACTTGTTTTTACAATAAGAGCTTCACATTTAAAGGAACATGCTGGTGAGGTTTCTTTTCCTGGTGGAAGAATAGATGCATTTGAAAGTCCTCTTGAAACAGCCCTACGTGAAGCTTATGAAGAAATTGGTATTAAAAAAAATGATATTAAAGCTAGTATAAAACTAAATCATTCTTTTGCGCGTTCTGGATATCATATCGAACCATTTTGTGCCTTGCTTTTGGATAATCAACATTTTGTTCATAATGAAAATGAAGTAAGTCATATAATTTGTTTGAGCATTGAACAGCTTTTGCAAATAAAATGTTGGACTGAAGAACGAACTATCATGAATTTTACAAGAAAAGTATGGCATTATCCGATAAATATAGATGGAATTGGTGATATAGATATATGGGGAGCAACTGGAAATATTTTACATGATTTTTTACTGCGAGTTAAGAAACTTATTACACTGCGAGTTAAGAAACTTATTACACATAATCACTGA
- the nadC gene encoding carboxylating nicotinate-nucleotide diphosphorylase, with product MELFTKVKPHCPFIMPETEVTQTNFNNFCILNLGVAPHRVTKDILLWLDEDHGAGDPTLFAAQAKNQTANFYVVAKQDFILTGLPIMCETFHLASGSEIKLFSNFKDGDQIKKGDIILGGKGNAGAILLGERVALNLCAKLSGISSKTKSILTEIKKFSPSIYLLETRKTTPGLRIYEKYATRNGGARNHRHGLDSGSMLKENHLRYFGSIEYALESLSNKTPVLNKIEIEVTNLAEFRAALTKGADVIMLDNFAIEDVHQAVNERNKVNKNIKLELSGNLDEKNIEQIASSGVDFLSMGALIHKAIWVDISLQLYMQD from the coding sequence ATGGAATTATTCACTAAAGTAAAACCTCACTGTCCTTTCATAATGCCTGAAACAGAAGTGACTCAGACAAACTTCAATAATTTTTGTATCTTGAATCTTGGAGTAGCTCCTCATAGAGTCACCAAAGATATTTTACTATGGCTTGATGAAGACCATGGTGCTGGTGACCCTACCTTATTTGCAGCTCAGGCCAAAAATCAAACTGCCAATTTTTATGTTGTTGCAAAACAGGATTTTATCTTAACAGGACTTCCCATCATGTGCGAAACCTTTCATTTAGCTTCTGGCAGTGAAATCAAATTATTTTCAAACTTCAAAGATGGGGATCAAATCAAAAAAGGTGATATCATTCTGGGCGGCAAGGGAAATGCTGGCGCAATCTTACTAGGCGAACGAGTAGCTCTTAATTTATGCGCAAAATTATCAGGAATATCAAGTAAAACAAAATCAATTTTAACAGAAATTAAAAAGTTTTCACCCTCCATTTATTTATTAGAGACAAGAAAAACTACTCCAGGTCTGAGGATTTATGAGAAATATGCTACGCGAAATGGTGGCGCACGAAATCATCGACATGGCTTGGATTCAGGTTCAATGCTAAAAGAAAATCATTTAAGATACTTTGGTTCAATTGAATATGCATTGGAAAGTTTATCCAATAAAACTCCTGTACTAAATAAAATAGAAATTGAAGTAACAAATCTAGCTGAATTTAGAGCTGCCTTAACCAAAGGAGCTGATGTTATTATGCTTGATAACTTCGCTATTGAAGATGTACATCAAGCAGTTAATGAAAGAAATAAAGTTAATAAAAATATTAAACTTGAATTAAGTGGGAATTTAGATGAAAAAAATATTGAACAAATAGCTTCTTCTGGAGTTGATTTTTTAAGTATGGGTGCATTGATCCATAAAGCAATATGGGTTGATATTAGCTTACAGTTATATATGCAGGACTAA
- a CDS encoding type III pantothenate kinase, which produces MNTKDFYTVYTEYTPSTMDLAKYYNSSNSHNNNIIAVVTRNQTLGRGRGGSIWQQADLSVLENKSTGDLRFYNDLTEIMVSSLDFLPLTLIVPSSKIKVPFEWITALVSSALLDALESTGNFIKSIIQGFSYSSNSILCIKWPNDLILINKNSTATEYKKVSGILCETSSQSGKIGDIFIGIGLNFFSKPDLDKAISFWESLFSQELNKNERRELNKLLKDREFKKAIITNLCDNFKKEFLDLICSERNTTQIKSIVQSRSIPIGTFISVDKGTKKGEFLGLDDNGGLLLSGNRNSILSGEVSIDNPVKLKSTQSNSVNLEKKSAPVLAIDFGNTTIHSTYQATNSKLYHANIAYENVISENGNRIRDSLKPLVEGLLVDRKEKIDFIYTSVNTPEKTKNSIQKIREYFKSLFPEIIFNEIKLTEQDIFSCIDISGNFEIGRLGADRALKFLFAANEAKKQNINILTFSFGTAVTCEGVSSNLSILENFIFPGIQMALNAINHFTALVPLFKANPELFQANDSIWNQEIYVQRGVFLSTAASVIATIEMHQPCKCYFSGGNSDSVLKIIELMYPNKNYNIEILPNIETEVIIKNKDNILKKQKEFELQKKNLINENILKIKNIIEEKKSINLQEQFKDKSISDIAKTMLKARDPKSIIRTAELNEKDFRKIGSHIEGLQTEERLDSYMANKFQFHNRETWRERIEKGEVKIEHGAHNKNREKIHLNKVKPTYKIKNFDQVWLFHPPEYEPDIIENIEVIYDNGDVCVFSKPPNMVIHAAGIYGKNTFVNIAQKMGYGDCAAVHRIDRETSGILACARKSETRNIISEAFRQGNVDKMYLAVTKGKNNLPEKFRVTLPIGEPEHSLIRLKLWINGKSSQNAETWFAKLSEFQDYTLYACLPQTGRTNQIRIHLAAIGQWIVGDKMYHPNEQVFLEFYEKGYTDWVHEQTIFPRHMLHNTAIEIVGDSNISNIIEEPIVCELSEDMLNSDIVKKLLEQGKIPINKNEQRSFFKNIFNQLNNLNFQSFPEISEGGHIQ; this is translated from the coding sequence ATGAATACAAAAGATTTTTACACAGTTTATACTGAATATACTCCTTCGACAATGGATTTAGCAAAATACTATAACAGCAGCAACAGCCATAATAACAATATTATTGCTGTTGTTACTCGGAACCAAACACTAGGTAGAGGAAGAGGGGGATCAATTTGGCAACAAGCAGATTTGTCCGTTTTAGAAAACAAATCTACTGGGGATCTGAGATTTTACAATGATTTAACAGAAATTATGGTATCGTCTTTAGATTTCCTGCCTTTAACTTTAATAGTTCCTTCAAGCAAAATAAAAGTTCCATTCGAATGGATTACAGCATTAGTGTCGTCTGCACTTCTTGATGCTCTAGAATCAACTGGAAACTTTATAAAGTCAATTATTCAAGGATTTTCATATTCAAGTAATTCAATTTTATGTATTAAATGGCCAAATGATTTAATACTTATAAATAAAAATAGTACTGCAACAGAGTATAAAAAAGTTAGCGGAATTCTTTGTGAAACCAGCTCGCAAAGCGGGAAAATCGGAGATATTTTTATTGGAATAGGATTAAATTTTTTTTCCAAACCCGATCTTGATAAAGCAATTTCTTTTTGGGAAAGCCTTTTTAGTCAGGAATTAAATAAAAATGAGAGAAGAGAACTGAATAAATTATTGAAAGATAGAGAATTCAAAAAGGCGATTATCACAAATCTTTGTGATAATTTTAAAAAAGAGTTTTTAGATCTCATCTGTTCAGAAAGAAATACAACACAAATAAAATCTATTGTTCAATCAAGATCGATTCCAATTGGTACATTTATTTCCGTAGATAAAGGTACAAAAAAAGGAGAGTTTTTAGGATTAGATGACAATGGAGGTTTACTTTTATCTGGAAATAGAAACTCTATTTTATCTGGTGAAGTATCAATAGATAATCCAGTTAAATTAAAATCAACTCAATCAAACTCTGTTAATTTAGAAAAAAAGAGTGCCCCTGTTTTAGCAATTGATTTTGGTAATACTACTATTCATTCAACATACCAAGCTACAAACTCAAAATTGTATCATGCAAATATTGCATATGAAAATGTTATTTCTGAGAATGGAAACAGAATTCGTGATTCACTTAAACCACTTGTAGAAGGCTTGCTAGTAGATAGGAAAGAAAAAATAGATTTTATTTACACATCTGTTAATACACCAGAAAAAACCAAGAATTCTATTCAAAAAATTAGAGAATATTTTAAATCTCTTTTTCCTGAAATTATCTTTAATGAAATTAAATTAACAGAACAAGACATTTTCAGCTGCATTGATATTTCAGGTAATTTTGAAATAGGTCGACTAGGCGCAGATAGAGCCCTGAAATTTTTATTTGCCGCTAATGAGGCAAAAAAGCAAAACATCAATATTTTAACTTTTTCTTTCGGTACAGCAGTAACTTGTGAAGGTGTTAGTTCTAATTTAAGCATCTTAGAAAATTTTATTTTTCCTGGTATTCAAATGGCTTTAAATGCTATTAATCATTTTACAGCTCTTGTTCCTTTATTTAAAGCGAACCCTGAATTGTTTCAAGCAAATGATTCTATTTGGAATCAAGAAATTTATGTTCAAAGGGGAGTTTTTCTATCAACTGCGGCTAGCGTAATAGCTACTATTGAAATGCACCAACCATGTAAGTGTTATTTTAGCGGTGGAAATTCTGATTCCGTTTTAAAAATAATAGAATTAATGTACCCAAATAAAAATTATAACATCGAAATATTACCAAATATTGAAACAGAGGTAATAATAAAAAACAAAGACAATATACTAAAGAAACAAAAAGAGTTTGAACTTCAGAAGAAAAATTTAATTAATGAAAATATTTTAAAAATAAAAAATATTATTGAAGAAAAAAAATCTATAAATTTGCAAGAACAATTTAAAGATAAAAGCATTTCTGACATAGCAAAAACAATGCTAAAAGCTCGTGATCCTAAATCTATTATTAGAACTGCTGAACTAAATGAAAAAGATTTTAGAAAAATTGGTTCACATATAGAAGGACTCCAAACAGAAGAAAGATTGGATTCCTATATGGCAAATAAATTTCAATTTCATAATCGAGAAACTTGGCGAGAGCGCATAGAAAAGGGTGAAGTAAAAATTGAGCATGGTGCGCATAACAAAAACAGAGAAAAAATACATTTAAATAAAGTCAAGCCTACATATAAAATTAAAAATTTTGACCAAGTTTGGCTTTTCCATCCGCCTGAATACGAACCAGATATTATAGAAAATATTGAGGTTATTTACGATAATGGAGACGTATGTGTTTTTTCCAAACCACCAAATATGGTAATACATGCAGCTGGTATTTATGGGAAAAATACATTTGTAAATATAGCTCAAAAAATGGGTTATGGTGATTGTGCTGCAGTTCACAGAATAGATAGAGAAACAAGTGGAATATTAGCTTGTGCTAGAAAATCAGAAACAAGAAACATTATTTCAGAAGCTTTTCGTCAAGGAAATGTGGATAAAATGTATCTTGCTGTTACAAAAGGAAAGAATAATTTACCAGAAAAATTTCGCGTTACTTTACCAATTGGTGAACCAGAACATTCTTTAATCCGCTTAAAGCTTTGGATAAATGGCAAATCAAGTCAAAATGCAGAAACATGGTTTGCAAAATTATCTGAATTTCAAGACTACACTCTCTATGCCTGCTTGCCTCAAACAGGAAGAACTAATCAAATTCGTATCCATTTAGCTGCAATTGGACAATGGATTGTTGGTGATAAAATGTATCATCCTAATGAACAAGTCTTTTTAGAATTTTACGAAAAAGGATACACAGATTGGGTTCATGAGCAAACAATATTCCCAAGACATATGCTTCATAACACAGCCATTGAAATAGTAGGTGATAGTAATATTTCTAATATAATAGAAGAACCTATAGTTTGTGAATTATCAGAAGACATGTTGAATTCTGATATTGTAAAAAAACTATTAGAACAAGGAAAAATACCTATAAATAAAAATGAACAAAGAAGTTTTTTTAAAAATATATTTAACCAACTTAATAATTTAAACTTTCAAAGTTTTCCTGAAATATCTGAGGGAGGTCATATTCAATGA
- a CDS encoding trans-sulfuration enzyme family protein, whose protein sequence is MKNLSHIDTVCVHAGASPEELTGAIMPPIFQTSTYVQPSPGNPKIYDYSRGGNPTRTALEEALAALEKTKFSVSFSSGLAAVGAIAQLLNPNDHVIVCDDVYGGTGRLFRKLFAKYDIAFEFIDMTDLKKVENSIKSNTKLIWIETPTNPLLKLIDIEKIATLAKKQNALTVVDNTFSSPIFQNPIELGADIILHSTTKYIGGHSDMVGGCLMLNDKNLADQLKFIQFAGGSVNSPFESFLLHRSIKTLSLRMKKHHENAMQIAREMEKIPLFSEVIFPGLESHPQHSLAKKQMRGYSGMISVRINGDFEKLKLFLSKLKYFSLAESLGGVESLVNHPETMTHASVPEDHRKILGITANLLRFSVGIEDSQDLIEDIKNAAKI, encoded by the coding sequence ATGAAAAATTTAAGTCATATCGATACTGTTTGTGTCCATGCTGGAGCCTCACCTGAAGAATTAACAGGGGCTATCATGCCACCTATTTTTCAAACTTCAACTTACGTTCAACCTAGCCCCGGTAATCCAAAAATTTACGATTATTCAAGAGGAGGCAATCCTACTAGAACCGCACTTGAAGAAGCATTAGCTGCACTTGAAAAAACAAAATTTTCTGTTTCTTTTTCTTCAGGATTAGCTGCAGTAGGTGCCATAGCTCAACTTCTAAATCCAAATGATCATGTTATTGTATGTGATGATGTTTATGGTGGAACAGGGCGACTATTTCGAAAATTATTTGCAAAATATGATATTGCTTTTGAATTTATTGACATGACAGATCTTAAAAAAGTTGAAAATTCAATAAAAAGTAATACTAAATTAATTTGGATTGAAACTCCAACAAATCCATTACTTAAGTTAATAGATATCGAAAAAATTGCTACTTTAGCAAAAAAACAAAATGCTTTAACTGTTGTGGATAATACGTTTTCATCTCCTATTTTTCAAAATCCAATTGAATTAGGAGCTGATATTATTTTGCATAGTACCACTAAATATATCGGCGGACACAGTGATATGGTAGGAGGTTGCTTAATGCTAAATGATAAAAACCTCGCAGATCAATTAAAATTTATTCAATTTGCAGGTGGAAGTGTAAACTCTCCTTTTGAGTCATTTTTATTACATAGAAGTATCAAAACTCTATCGCTAAGAATGAAAAAACATCATGAAAATGCTATGCAAATTGCTAGAGAAATGGAAAAAATCCCTTTATTTTCTGAAGTTATTTTCCCTGGGCTTGAATCACATCCTCAACATTCATTAGCAAAAAAACAAATGCGAGGATATTCTGGAATGATTTCTGTAAGAATTAATGGTGATTTTGAAAAGTTAAAATTATTTCTTTCAAAATTAAAATATTTTTCTTTAGCAGAAAGCTTAGGTGGTGTTGAATCACTTGTAAACCATCCTGAAACAATGACACATGCTAGTGTTCCTGAAGATCACAGAAAGATTTTAGGGATTACAGCGAATTTGCTCAGATTCTCTGTAGGGATTGAAGATTCTCAAGATCTCATCGAAGATATTAAAAATGCAGCAAAAATTTGA
- the mltG gene encoding endolytic transglycosylase MltG has translation MGKKIFVVLFLGFSICITGIFYWYKTPNPSNIQLVDYYLQEGTNFSKLAYDLEKLHVIRYPKLLVDYARVMQLTGNLKVGTYRFEKDVTPENVISKLVRGDILTIKVTIPEGLNIYQVAEKLTQDFPKVPVKRWLELINSKELIQFLSLNYPIQNLEGFLFPETYVFDPNLPPKQILKGILAEFKKNVTPDMYDRARKLGFSPLEYITLASIVEKETAASSERERVAGVYFNRLKIKMKLQADPTVIYGMWSRYKGNITKKDLLTPTPYNTYTNYGLPPGPIASPGLASLKATLNPISNDLYFVAKGDGTHVFSKNLNDHNKAVKNYVLFLKESKRKEKN, from the coding sequence ATGGGTAAGAAAATATTTGTTGTTTTGTTTTTAGGATTTAGTATTTGTATAACTGGAATATTTTATTGGTATAAAACTCCTAATCCTTCCAATATACAGTTGGTTGATTACTATTTACAAGAAGGAACAAATTTTAGCAAACTAGCATATGATTTAGAAAAATTACATGTCATTAGATATCCAAAATTACTAGTCGATTATGCTAGAGTCATGCAGCTTACAGGAAACTTAAAAGTAGGAACCTATCGTTTTGAAAAAGATGTCACCCCTGAAAATGTAATAAGTAAACTCGTTAGAGGTGATATATTAACAATAAAAGTAACTATTCCTGAAGGATTAAATATTTATCAAGTAGCTGAAAAATTAACTCAAGATTTTCCTAAAGTTCCAGTTAAAAGATGGTTAGAGCTTATAAATTCAAAAGAACTTATTCAATTTCTGAGTTTAAATTATCCAATTCAGAATTTAGAAGGTTTTCTTTTCCCAGAAACATATGTGTTTGATCCAAATTTGCCTCCAAAACAAATTTTGAAAGGGATATTAGCTGAATTTAAGAAAAATGTAACACCAGATATGTATGATAGGGCAAGGAAATTAGGTTTTTCTCCTTTAGAATATATTACATTAGCATCTATTGTTGAAAAAGAAACTGCTGCGTCTTCAGAACGCGAAAGAGTTGCAGGAGTATATTTTAATAGGTTGAAGATTAAAATGAAATTACAAGCAGATCCTACTGTTATTTATGGCATGTGGAGTAGATACAAAGGAAATATTACTAAAAAAGATTTGCTAACTCCTACCCCATATAATACATACACTAACTATGGGTTACCGCCCGGACCTATAGCAAGCCCAGGTCTTGCAAGTTTAAAAGCTACGCTAAATCCTATTTCAAATGATCTCTATTTTGTTGCTAAAGGGGATGGGACTCACGTCTTTAGTAAAAACTTAAATGACCACAATAAAGCTGTTAAAAATTATGTTTTGTTTTTAAAAGAGAGTAAGCGTAAGGAAAAAAATTAG